Proteins from a genomic interval of Papaver somniferum cultivar HN1 chromosome 4, ASM357369v1, whole genome shotgun sequence:
- the LOC113274109 gene encoding AP-1 complex subunit mu-2-like: MAGAASALFLLDIKGRVLVCRDFRGDVSAGQAEKFFTKLIEKEGDPESQDPVVYDNGVTYMFIQHNNIFLMIATRQNCNAASIILFLHRVVDVFKHYFEELEEESLRDNFVVVYELLDEMMDFGYPQYTEAKILSEFIKTDAYRMEVNQRPPMAVTNAVSWRMDGIRYKKNEVFLDVVESVNILVNSNGQIIRSEVVGALKMRTYLSGMPECKLGLNDRVLLEAQGRSTKGKAIDLDDIKFHQCVRLTRFENDRTISFIPPDGSFDLMTYRLSTQVKPLIWVEAQIERHSRSRIEIMVKARSQFKERSTATNVEIELPVPSDATNPNIRTSMGSATYAPEHDALLWKIKSFPGGKEYLMRAEFSLPSVIAEDALPDRKAPIRVKFEIPYFTVSGIQVRYLKIIEKSAYQALPWVRYITMAGEYELRLI, from the exons ATGGCAGGGGCAGCTTCGGCGCTTTTTCTTCTAGACATCAAAGGTCGTGTTCTTGTATGCCGTGATTTTAGAGGTGATGTTTCAGCTGGACAGGCTGAGAAGTTTTTCACAAAGCTCATTGAAAAAGAA GGTGATCCGGAGTCTCAAGATCCAGTAGTATATGATAATGGGGTCACTTACATGTTCATACAACATAATAACATTTTCCTTATGATCGCAACAAGACAGAACTGCAACGCTGCAAGTATTATTCTCTTTTTGCATCGTGTAGTCGAT GTCTTTAAACACTACTTTGAAGAGTTAGAAGAGGAATCCCTTAGGGATAACTTTGTTGTTGTG TATGAGTTACTTGATGAGATGATGGACTTCGGTTACCCTCAGTATACAGAAGCAAAAATTCTTAGCGAGTTTATCAAAACAGATGCTTACAGGATGGAGGTAAATCAAAGGCCTCCCATGGCCGTGACAAATGCAGTTTCTTGGCGCATGGATGGGATTCGGTATAAAAAGAATGAA GTGTTCCTGGATGTGGTTGAAAGTGTCAATATACTCGTCAACAGCAACGGGCAAATAATTCGTTCAGAAGTTGTAGGCGCATTAAAGATGAGAACTTATTTGAG TGGTATGCCTGAGTGTAAACTCGGCCTCAATGATAGAGTACTTTTGGAGGCCCAGGGTCGATCAACAAAAGGGAAAGCCATTGATTTGGATGATATCAAATTTCACCA GTGTGTGAGGTTGACTCGATTTGAAAATGATAGAACCATATCCTTCATACCTCCCGATGGCTCTTTTGATTTAATGACTTACAGACTCAGCACTCAG GTAAAACCTCTGATATGGGTTGAAGCTCAAATAGAAAGACATTCAAGAAGTCGAATAGAGATCATGGTTAAAGCACGGAGCCAGTTCAAGGAGCGTAG CACTGCTACGAATGTTGAGATTGAGTTGCCTGTACCATCTGATGCTACAAATCCTAATATTCGGACATCAATGGGATCCGCTACATATGCACCTGAGCATGATGCATTGTTGTGGAAAATAAAATCCTTCCCTGGTGGAAAG GAATATCTGATGAGGGCAGAATTCAGTCTTCCTAGTGTAATTGCTGAAGATGCACTTCCTGACAGGAAAGCTCCTATACGTGTGAAGTTTGAAATACCATATTTTACTGTCTCCGGAATACAG GTTCGATATTTAAAGATCATCGAGAAAAGTGCATACCAGGCTCTACCATGGGTGAGATACATAACAATGGCTGGCGAATATGAGCTGAGGCTAATTTGA